Proteins encoded within one genomic window of Streptomyces taklimakanensis:
- a CDS encoding heavy metal translocating P-type ATPase, producing MTTTTTTTTTTAAEAPAGADEVELAIGGMTCASCAARVERKLNRMDGVTATVNFATERARVTHADGVTVDDLIATVEKTGYTARLPEPPAPQRGGDGARRADEASGDDTGDGGADGALTALRQRFLVSLTLSVPVVLLSMVPALQFEYWQWLCLTLAAPVVVWGALPFHRAALKGARHGAATMDTLVSLGTLAAFGWSLWALFLGDAGMPGMRHGFDLTVSRADASSALYLEVAAGVTTFILLGRWLEARSKRSAGAALRALLELGARDVTVLRGGREESIPVAELRVGTRFLVRPGEKIATDGRVVEGASAVDASMLTGESVPVDVGVGDTVTGATVNTSGRLVVEATRVGSDTQLARMARMVEDAQNGKAEVQRLADRVSAVFVPVVLLIALATLGYWLGTGEGPAAAFTAAVAVLIIACPCALGLATPTALMVGTGRGAQLGILIKGPEVLESTRAVDTVVLDKTGTVTTGRMTLRAVHVARGEDETEVLRLAGALEHASEHPVARAIAAAAIERVGPLPTPEDFVNLPGLGVRGTVEGGEVAVGRGGPSAGFAAELPPELAEARAAAEAEGHTAVVVVRDGRARGVLAVADAVKETSAEAVARLRALGLTPILLTGDNRAVAESVAREVGIEEVIAEVMPQDKVDAVRRLQTEGRSVAMVGDGVNDAAALAQADLGLAMGTGTDAAIEAGDLTLVRGDLRVAADAIRLARRTLGTIKGNLFWAFGYNVAALPLAAAGLLNPMIAGAAMAFSSVFVVTNSLRLRTFR from the coding sequence ATGACCACCACCACGACCACCACGACCACCACGGCCGCCGAAGCCCCGGCCGGCGCCGACGAGGTCGAGCTCGCCATCGGCGGGATGACCTGCGCCTCCTGCGCCGCCCGCGTGGAGAGGAAGCTCAACCGGATGGACGGCGTGACCGCCACGGTCAACTTCGCCACCGAGAGGGCGCGCGTCACCCACGCCGACGGCGTCACCGTCGACGACCTGATCGCCACCGTCGAGAAGACCGGCTACACCGCTCGGCTGCCCGAGCCCCCCGCCCCGCAACGCGGCGGGGACGGCGCGCGGCGGGCCGACGAAGCGAGCGGGGACGACACCGGGGACGGCGGGGCCGACGGGGCCCTGACCGCGCTGCGGCAGCGCTTCCTGGTCTCGCTGACCCTGTCGGTGCCGGTCGTCCTGCTGTCGATGGTCCCGGCCCTGCAGTTCGAGTACTGGCAGTGGCTCTGCCTGACCCTGGCCGCGCCCGTGGTGGTCTGGGGCGCCCTGCCCTTCCACCGCGCGGCCCTGAAGGGCGCGCGGCACGGCGCGGCCACCATGGACACCCTGGTCTCGTTGGGCACCCTCGCCGCCTTCGGCTGGTCGCTGTGGGCCCTGTTCCTCGGCGACGCCGGGATGCCCGGGATGCGGCACGGCTTCGACCTGACGGTCTCACGCGCCGACGCCTCCTCGGCCCTCTACCTGGAGGTGGCGGCCGGGGTGACGACCTTCATCCTGCTGGGTCGCTGGCTGGAGGCTCGCTCCAAGCGGAGCGCGGGCGCGGCACTGCGCGCCCTGTTGGAACTGGGCGCGCGGGACGTGACCGTGCTGCGCGGAGGCCGCGAGGAGTCGATCCCCGTCGCGGAGCTGAGGGTCGGGACGCGGTTCCTGGTCCGCCCCGGCGAGAAGATCGCCACCGACGGCCGCGTGGTGGAGGGGGCCTCGGCCGTGGACGCCTCGATGCTCACCGGCGAGTCGGTACCGGTGGACGTCGGGGTGGGCGACACGGTCACCGGCGCCACCGTCAACACCTCCGGGCGCCTGGTGGTGGAGGCCACCCGGGTGGGCTCCGACACCCAGCTGGCCCGCATGGCGCGCATGGTGGAGGACGCCCAGAACGGCAAGGCCGAGGTACAGCGGCTGGCCGACCGGGTCTCGGCGGTGTTCGTCCCGGTGGTGCTGCTGATCGCGCTGGCCACCCTGGGGTACTGGCTGGGCACCGGCGAGGGGCCGGCCGCCGCGTTCACCGCAGCGGTCGCCGTCCTGATCATCGCCTGCCCCTGCGCCCTGGGCCTGGCCACCCCCACCGCCCTGATGGTCGGCACCGGACGCGGCGCCCAGCTCGGCATCCTCATCAAGGGACCGGAGGTGCTGGAGTCCACCCGCGCCGTGGACACCGTCGTGCTGGACAAGACCGGAACCGTCACCACCGGCAGGATGACCCTCCGGGCCGTCCACGTCGCCCGAGGCGAGGACGAGACCGAGGTGCTGCGCCTGGCCGGCGCCCTGGAGCACGCCTCCGAGCACCCCGTCGCCCGGGCGATCGCCGCCGCGGCGATCGAGAGGGTCGGCCCCCTGCCCACGCCCGAGGACTTCGTCAACCTCCCCGGCCTGGGCGTACGGGGCACCGTCGAGGGCGGCGAGGTCGCCGTCGGCCGAGGGGGACCGTCGGCCGGGTTCGCCGCGGAACTCCCCCCGGAGCTGGCCGAGGCCCGCGCCGCGGCCGAGGCCGAGGGGCACACCGCCGTCGTCGTCGTCCGGGACGGACGGGCACGGGGCGTCCTGGCGGTGGCCGACGCGGTGAAGGAGACCAGCGCCGAGGCCGTCGCCCGGCTCCGTGCCCTGGGACTGACCCCCATCCTGCTCACCGGCGACAACCGGGCCGTGGCCGAGTCCGTCGCCCGGGAGGTCGGCATCGAGGAGGTGATCGCGGAGGTCATGCCGCAGGACAAGGTCGACGCCGTTCGGCGGCTCCAGACCGAGGGCCGCAGCGTGGCCATGGTCGGTGACGGGGTCAACGACGCCGCCGCCCTGGCCCAGGCCGATCTCGGCCTGGCCATGGGAACGGGGACCGACGCCGCCATCGAGGCCGGCGACCTCACCCTGGTCCGCGGCGACCTGCGGGTGGCCGCCGACGCCATCCGACTGGCCCGACGCACCCTGGGCACGATCAAGGGCAACCTCTTCTGGGCCTTCGGCTACAACGTCGCGGCCCTGCCGCTGGCCGCCGCCGGACTGCTCAACCCGATGATCGCCGGGGCCGCCATGGCCTTCTCCTCCGTCTTCGTCGTCACCAACAGCCTGCGGCTGCGCACCTTCCGCTAG
- a CDS encoding PucR family transcriptional regulator, which yields MRRGEIPDSFLGDYPELLAEVSETGRLPRRPELDALRELGERAAEEGHGLRELVGLYLGATRRLWGALPGIARSATAVERARTGDALLAALEASVAALGEGHERAQRLAVRQAEAERREFVDDLLYGRSDLGRLAERAQRFGLRLARAHAVAVAEGTERYDDVHPAVRRVERELVGRFGERDVLLATKDGRLVCIAPSTERSVLEAFAKLAENPGPGYTSARRVVLGRDHSGPSGVVRSYEEALGALDLADRLELPAARLNAAEMLVFPVLMRDRAAMADLVKTVLGPLTQARGGAGPLVDTLSECAAAGYVNAEAARRLGVSVRTLSYRLARIRTLTGYDPGDGLQRYTLETAAMGARLLGWPERPL from the coding sequence ATGAGGCGCGGCGAGATCCCGGATTCCTTTCTCGGCGACTACCCCGAGCTGCTCGCCGAGGTCTCCGAGACCGGACGGCTGCCGCGCCGTCCCGAGCTGGACGCCCTGCGCGAGTTGGGGGAGCGGGCCGCCGAGGAGGGGCACGGGCTGCGCGAACTGGTCGGCCTCTACCTGGGCGCGACCCGACGGCTGTGGGGCGCCCTGCCCGGCATCGCCCGATCGGCCACCGCCGTCGAGCGGGCCCGCACCGGGGACGCGTTGCTGGCCGCCCTGGAGGCGTCCGTCGCCGCGCTCGGCGAGGGGCACGAGCGGGCCCAGCGACTCGCGGTGCGGCAGGCGGAGGCCGAACGGCGGGAGTTCGTCGACGACCTGCTCTACGGCCGCAGCGACCTCGGCCGGCTCGCCGAGCGGGCCCAGCGCTTCGGGTTGCGCCTGGCCCGGGCGCACGCCGTCGCGGTCGCGGAGGGCACCGAGCGGTACGACGACGTGCACCCCGCCGTCCGCCGCGTCGAGCGGGAGCTGGTGGGACGCTTCGGCGAGCGCGACGTGCTGCTCGCCACCAAGGACGGCCGGCTGGTGTGCATCGCCCCCAGTACCGAACGCTCCGTCCTGGAGGCGTTCGCGAAGCTGGCCGAGAACCCCGGGCCCGGTTACACCTCCGCCCGTCGTGTCGTGCTCGGACGCGACCACAGCGGCCCGAGCGGTGTGGTGCGCTCCTACGAGGAGGCGCTCGGCGCCCTGGACCTGGCCGACCGGCTGGAGCTGCCCGCCGCCCGGTTGAACGCCGCCGAGATGCTGGTCTTCCCCGTGCTGATGCGCGACCGCGCGGCGATGGCCGATCTGGTGAAGACCGTGTTGGGCCCGCTCACCCAGGCCCGCGGCGGTGCCGGGCCGTTGGTGGACACCCTCTCGGAGTGCGCGGCGGCGGGCTATGTGAACGCCGAGGCCGCCCGTCGGCTGGGAGTGAGCGTGCGGACCCTGTCGTACCGTCTGGCCCGCATCCGCACCCTGACCGGATACGACCCCGGCGACGGTCTCCAGCGCTACACCCTGGAGACCGCCGCGATGGGCGCCCGGCTGCTGGGCTGGCCGGAACGACCCCTCTGA
- a CDS encoding nitroreductase/quinone reductase family protein encodes MDLSAFNRQVIEEFRTCGGRGTVGGRLDAGRLLLLTHTGARSGARRTTPVMFLRLDGRLCVVASNDGAPRHPDWFHNITAHPAVTVELGGETFPATAVVPAGPERDALFEEAVRQQPFFAEHRERAGRHGRTIPVVELRRADA; translated from the coding sequence ATGGATCTCTCCGCGTTCAACAGGCAGGTGATCGAGGAGTTCCGGACGTGCGGCGGCCGGGGCACGGTCGGAGGGCGGCTCGACGCGGGACGGCTGCTGCTGCTCACCCACACCGGCGCCCGGAGCGGAGCGCGTCGCACCACCCCCGTGATGTTCCTGCGCCTGGACGGCCGACTGTGCGTGGTCGCCTCCAACGACGGGGCGCCCCGGCATCCGGACTGGTTCCACAACATCACGGCCCACCCGGCCGTGACCGTGGAGCTCGGCGGCGAGACCTTCCCCGCCACCGCCGTCGTCCCCGCCGGCCCCGAACGGGACGCGCTGTTCGAGGAGGCGGTGCGGCAGCAGCCGTTCTTCGCCGAGCACCGGGAGCGGGCGGGACGCCACGGCCGGACGATCCCCGTCGTCGAACTCCGCCGCGCGGACGCCTGA
- the nhaA gene encoding Na+/H+ antiporter NhaA, producing the protein MSQAPKERTSLFGLPSFQERRFLLDALRTETVGGMLLLAAAVVALTWANSPWGDVYESVRDFHFGIPSLHLDLSVGHWASDGILTIFFFVAGIELKRELLVGELRRPAAAALPVVAAICGMVVPALFYVAVNAAGGGQMDGWAVPMATDIAFALGVLAVIGTNLPSGIRAFLLTLAIVDDLGAIIVIALFFTSTLNLPALAGAVAGLALFGFLHHKLHVRGWYVYVPLGLVIWALMHASGVHATIAGVAMGMLLRVKPHRGSAGWADEKESPAERIEHKVRPLSAGFAVPVFALFAAGVGVSGDALAETFRQPEALGVILGLFLGKIAGVLGGTYLAARFTRAQLNEDLEWADVAGVSMLAGIGFTVSLLVGELAFEDPVISEHVKAAVLIGSLASALFACVFLRIRNTKYKRLWEEENRDEDHDNVPDIYQRLARTDQDAPTATDRDG; encoded by the coding sequence ATGTCCCAGGCTCCCAAAGAGCGCACCTCCCTGTTCGGACTGCCGTCGTTCCAGGAGCGCCGCTTCCTGCTGGACGCGCTGCGCACCGAGACGGTCGGCGGCATGCTGCTGCTGGCGGCGGCGGTGGTGGCGCTGACATGGGCGAACTCCCCCTGGGGAGACGTGTACGAGTCCGTGCGCGACTTCCACTTCGGGATCCCCTCCCTCCACCTGGACCTCTCGGTGGGGCACTGGGCGTCGGACGGCATCCTGACGATCTTCTTCTTCGTCGCCGGCATCGAACTCAAGCGTGAACTGCTGGTCGGCGAACTGCGCCGGCCGGCCGCTGCGGCGCTGCCGGTGGTGGCGGCGATCTGCGGCATGGTGGTGCCCGCCCTGTTCTACGTCGCCGTCAACGCGGCGGGCGGCGGACAGATGGACGGCTGGGCCGTGCCCATGGCCACCGACATCGCCTTCGCGCTCGGTGTGCTGGCCGTGATCGGCACCAACCTGCCCTCGGGCATCCGGGCCTTCCTGCTCACCCTGGCGATCGTCGACGACCTCGGCGCGATCATCGTCATCGCCCTCTTCTTCACCTCCACCCTCAACCTGCCCGCCCTGGCCGGGGCCGTGGCGGGACTGGCGCTGTTCGGCTTCCTCCACCACAAGCTGCACGTGCGGGGTTGGTACGTGTACGTGCCGCTCGGCCTCGTCATCTGGGCGCTGATGCACGCCAGCGGGGTGCACGCCACCATCGCCGGCGTGGCGATGGGCATGCTGCTGCGGGTGAAGCCGCACCGGGGCAGCGCCGGTTGGGCCGACGAGAAGGAGTCCCCGGCCGAGCGGATCGAGCACAAGGTGCGTCCGCTGTCGGCGGGCTTCGCGGTGCCGGTGTTCGCGCTCTTCGCGGCGGGTGTCGGCGTCTCCGGCGACGCGTTGGCCGAGACCTTCCGGCAGCCCGAGGCGCTGGGCGTGATCCTCGGTCTGTTCCTGGGGAAGATCGCGGGTGTCCTCGGGGGCACCTACCTGGCCGCCCGCTTCACCCGCGCCCAGCTCAACGAGGACCTGGAGTGGGCCGACGTCGCGGGTGTCTCGATGCTCGCCGGCATCGGCTTCACCGTCTCGCTGTTGGTGGGCGAGCTGGCCTTCGAGGACCCCGTGATCTCCGAGCACGTCAAGGCCGCCGTGCTGATCGGCTCGTTGGCCTCGGCCCTCTTCGCCTGCGTCTTCCTGCGGATCCGCAACACCAAGTACAAGCGGCTGTGGGAGGAGGAGAACCGGGACGAGGACCACGACAACGTCCCGGACATCTACCAGCGACTGGCGCGGACCGACCAGGACGCGCCCACCGCGACCGACCGCGACGGCTGA
- a CDS encoding cation:proton antiporter: MVLVIVFGVALLTAVLLSGLAARSVLSTSLLFLVGGALVSDGFLGLIHITPDSDIVAVTADLALFAVLFTDGMHVSFPALRRAWRNPARALGLGMPLAFLGVALLTHFLVGLDWTTSFLVGAVLAPTDPVFASAIVGRREVPARLRQLLNIESGVNDGLALPFVLILIAAAAPTGHAESADFGTIATELGLGLLFGVTLPLLVNWLVRFRLLGAEPKLQPLLPLAVGVILYAACHLTHANPYLAAFSAGAVIVAVAPEAKEAFESLGESLAELAKFAALLVFGALLTPQLFGDLSVGGYAVAVLAIVLIRPASLLLSLVGTEFNRKEKLTAAWFGPKGFASVVYGLLVLKAGIPQGEEAFTLIAVTIAFSIVAHSSTDVPIARVFDVEELAGIPDDGRGPRGKARKGGDGAGGGTGG, translated from the coding sequence ATGGTACTCGTCATCGTCTTCGGGGTCGCACTGCTCACGGCGGTGCTGCTGTCCGGGCTGGCGGCCCGGTCGGTCCTCTCCACGTCGTTGCTGTTCCTGGTGGGCGGCGCCCTGGTCAGCGACGGCTTCCTGGGGCTGATCCACATCACCCCGGACAGCGACATCGTCGCGGTCACCGCCGACCTGGCCCTGTTCGCCGTGCTGTTCACCGACGGCATGCACGTCTCCTTCCCGGCGCTGCGGCGGGCCTGGCGCAATCCGGCCCGGGCGCTGGGCCTGGGCATGCCCCTGGCGTTCCTCGGCGTCGCGCTGCTGACGCACTTCCTGGTCGGCCTGGACTGGACGACGTCCTTCCTGGTCGGCGCCGTGCTGGCGCCCACCGACCCGGTGTTCGCCTCGGCCATCGTGGGCCGCAGGGAGGTGCCCGCGAGGCTGCGCCAACTGCTCAACATCGAGAGCGGGGTCAACGACGGGCTCGCCCTGCCCTTCGTCCTGATCCTCATCGCGGCCGCCGCGCCCACCGGGCACGCCGAGAGCGCCGACTTCGGCACGATCGCCACCGAGCTGGGCCTCGGCCTGCTCTTCGGTGTGACCCTCCCGCTACTGGTGAACTGGTTGGTGCGGTTCCGGTTGCTGGGTGCGGAGCCGAAGCTCCAGCCGCTGCTTCCGTTGGCCGTCGGCGTGATCCTGTACGCGGCCTGCCACCTCACCCACGCCAACCCCTACCTCGCCGCGTTCTCCGCCGGCGCGGTGATCGTCGCCGTGGCGCCGGAGGCCAAGGAGGCGTTCGAGTCGCTGGGCGAGTCCCTGGCCGAGCTGGCGAAGTTCGCGGCGCTGCTGGTCTTCGGCGCGCTGCTCACCCCGCAGCTCTTCGGTGACCTGTCCGTCGGCGGCTACGCGGTGGCGGTGCTGGCCATCGTGCTGATCCGGCCGGCCTCGCTGCTGCTGTCCCTGGTGGGCACCGAGTTCAATCGGAAGGAGAAGCTCACCGCGGCCTGGTTCGGCCCCAAGGGCTTCGCCTCGGTGGTCTACGGGCTGCTGGTGCTCAAGGCCGGGATCCCCCAGGGCGAGGAGGCCTTCACGCTGATCGCCGTCACCATCGCCTTCTCGATCGTCGCCCACAGCAGCACGGACGTCCCGATCGCCCGGGTCTTCGACGTCGAGGAACTGGCGGGCATCCCGGACGACGGCAGGGGGCCGCGCGGGAAGGCTCGGAAGGGCGGCGACGGCGCGGGGGGCGGGACCGGCGGCTGA
- a CDS encoding OB-fold-containig protein, whose translation MSEFMRVAMDFPAVLFGFGLLVVLFYWLAVLVGGVGVDALDGGEGIDAAAPGTGFAGALAAVGLGGAPVPISLTIFLSIAWFASLSGTAVVSGTLGGTLPRLLVLPAALLVAWAATRLLVLPLRRLSRRETGINHRDLVGRVCTVRTGHVGHRFGQAEITADDGSSALVQVRALDADAVGLTAGSTALVYDYDPEDGSFRIMPCDPVLDPTADPTTDPARNRDPGASPH comes from the coding sequence ATGAGCGAGTTCATGCGTGTGGCCATGGACTTTCCGGCCGTCCTCTTCGGTTTCGGCCTGCTCGTCGTCCTCTTCTACTGGTTGGCGGTGCTGGTGGGGGGCGTAGGCGTCGATGCCCTGGACGGGGGTGAGGGCATCGACGCCGCGGCGCCCGGTACCGGGTTCGCAGGGGCGCTCGCCGCCGTCGGACTCGGTGGCGCGCCCGTCCCCATCTCCCTCACCATCTTCCTCTCCATTGCCTGGTTCGCATCACTGAGCGGTACGGCCGTCGTATCGGGAACCCTCGGGGGGACCCTGCCGCGTCTGCTGGTCCTGCCGGCCGCGCTGCTCGTCGCCTGGGCGGCCACCCGGCTGCTGGTCCTCCCGCTGCGTCGGCTCTCCCGACGCGAGACCGGCATCAACCACCGGGACCTCGTCGGCCGGGTCTGCACCGTCCGCACCGGGCACGTCGGCCACCGCTTCGGACAGGCCGAGATCACCGCGGACGACGGTTCCTCCGCGCTGGTCCAGGTCCGCGCCCTGGACGCGGACGCCGTCGGGCTCACCGCCGGGAGCACCGCCCTGGTCTACGACTACGACCCCGAGGACGGCTCCTTCCGGATCATGCCCTGCGATCCGGTTCTCGACCCCACGGCCGACCCCACCACCGACCCCGCGCGGAACCGGGACCCGGGCGCGTCGCCGCACTGA
- a CDS encoding heavy-metal-associated domain-containing protein, producing the protein MSTVTTYKVTGMTCGHCEGAVTEEVSGIDGVTEVKASAPDGLVTVTSDRALDDEAVRAAVDEAGYELVGRA; encoded by the coding sequence ATGAGCACCGTCACCACCTACAAGGTCACCGGCATGACCTGCGGCCACTGCGAGGGCGCGGTCACCGAGGAGGTCTCCGGGATCGACGGCGTCACCGAGGTGAAGGCCAGCGCGCCCGACGGACTGGTCACCGTCACCTCCGATCGCGCCCTGGACGACGAGGCCGTACGCGCCGCCGTCGACGAGGCGGGCTACGAGCTCGTCGGCCGGGCCTGA
- a CDS encoding SPFH domain-containing protein has translation MDAISTGFGVLVAVLLLMGVALLIVVSRLFRKVEQGKALIVSKMRKVDVTFTGTVVLPVLHRAEVMDISVKTIEIARTGSEGLICRDNIRADIRISFFVRVNKTVEDVIKVAQAIGTDRASDRGTLQELFNAKFSEALKTVGKQLDFADLYTKRDEFRDRIIAVIGTDLNGYSLEDAAIDYLEQTPLAQLDSDNILDAQGIRKITELTAAEHVRTNEFRRSEEKEITRQNVDAREAVLELERRQADAEIRQQREIETVRAREEAETARVQAEERLRAHTAHIKTEEALGIQNENREREIAVAKLNRDRVVAIENERIEKDRLLEVIARERETQLRRIAADKEVEAEKRDIADVVRERIAVEKTVAQQEEEIKKLRTVEEAERERQALIIAAEAQAQERLVKDIKAAEAAEQAAEHRAAEELTMAEARRKAAELDAAAAVRLAEGRKAEAAAAGLADAEVKERMADAIAKTRHAEAEAERELALAQADGLREKLKAEAEGLTEKAGAMARLDEASREHEEYRLRLEAEKEIRVAGIDVQRRIAEAQATLIATGLENANIDIVGGESVFFDRLVNSIAAGKSIDGFVNRSETVRAMAGPWLDAENSTFTGDLAGMLSGLGADGLRDLTLAGLLTKLVAAGGPDAPKLSSLLDAVRGSGVADLPLSALTGGAAASVPAANGAAA, from the coding sequence ATGGACGCCATCTCCACGGGCTTCGGCGTGCTCGTCGCCGTGCTCCTGCTCATGGGAGTCGCCCTCCTGATCGTGGTCAGCCGCCTGTTCCGCAAGGTCGAACAGGGCAAGGCGCTGATCGTCTCCAAGATGCGCAAGGTCGACGTGACCTTCACCGGCACCGTCGTCCTGCCCGTCCTCCACCGCGCCGAGGTCATGGACATCTCGGTGAAGACCATCGAGATCGCCCGCACCGGCAGCGAGGGACTGATCTGCCGGGACAACATCCGCGCCGACATCCGCATCTCGTTCTTCGTCCGCGTCAACAAGACCGTCGAGGACGTCATCAAGGTCGCCCAGGCCATCGGCACCGACCGGGCCAGTGACCGGGGCACCCTCCAGGAGCTGTTCAACGCCAAGTTCTCCGAGGCGCTCAAGACCGTCGGCAAGCAGTTGGACTTCGCCGACCTCTACACCAAGCGCGACGAGTTCCGCGACCGGATCATCGCCGTCATCGGCACCGACCTCAACGGCTACAGCCTGGAGGACGCGGCGATCGACTACCTGGAGCAGACCCCGCTGGCCCAGCTGGACAGCGACAACATCCTCGACGCCCAGGGCATCCGGAAGATCACCGAGCTGACGGCCGCCGAGCACGTGCGCACCAACGAGTTCCGGCGCAGCGAGGAGAAGGAGATCACCCGCCAGAACGTCGACGCCCGCGAGGCCGTCCTCGAACTGGAGCGCCGCCAGGCCGACGCCGAGATCCGCCAGCAGCGCGAGATCGAGACCGTGCGCGCCCGCGAGGAGGCGGAGACCGCCCGCGTCCAGGCCGAGGAGCGGCTGCGCGCCCACACCGCGCACATCAAGACCGAGGAGGCCCTCGGCATCCAGAACGAGAACCGCGAGCGCGAGATCGCCGTCGCCAAGCTCAACCGCGACCGGGTCGTGGCGATCGAGAACGAGCGCATCGAGAAGGACCGCCTGCTGGAGGTCATCGCCCGCGAGCGCGAGACCCAACTGCGCCGGATCGCCGCCGACAAGGAGGTCGAGGCCGAGAAGCGGGACATCGCCGACGTCGTCCGCGAGCGGATCGCGGTGGAGAAGACCGTCGCGCAGCAGGAGGAGGAGATCAAGAAGCTGCGCACCGTCGAGGAGGCCGAGCGCGAGCGCCAGGCCCTGATCATCGCCGCCGAGGCCCAGGCCCAGGAGCGGCTGGTCAAGGACATCAAGGCGGCCGAGGCGGCCGAGCAGGCCGCCGAGCACCGGGCCGCCGAGGAACTGACGATGGCCGAGGCGCGGCGCAAGGCCGCCGAGTTGGACGCGGCGGCCGCCGTCCGGCTCGCCGAGGGGAGGAAGGCCGAGGCCGCCGCGGCCGGACTCGCCGACGCCGAGGTCAAGGAGCGCATGGCCGACGCCATCGCCAAGACCCGCCACGCCGAGGCGGAGGCCGAGCGGGAGCTCGCCCTGGCCCAGGCCGACGGGCTGCGCGAGAAGCTCAAGGCGGAGGCCGAGGGGCTCACCGAGAAGGCCGGTGCCATGGCCCGGCTGGACGAGGCGAGCCGGGAGCACGAGGAGTACCGGCTGCGGCTGGAGGCGGAGAAGGAGATCCGCGTCGCCGGCATCGACGTCCAGCGGCGGATCGCCGAGGCCCAGGCGACCCTGATCGCCACCGGCCTGGAGAACGCCAACATCGACATCGTCGGCGGCGAGTCCGTCTTCTTCGACCGGCTGGTGAACTCCATCGCGGCCGGGAAGAGCATCGACGGCTTCGTGAACCGCAGCGAGACCGTCCGGGCCATGGCGGGCCCCTGGCTCGACGCGGAGAACTCCACCTTCACCGGCGACCTCGCCGGAATGCTCTCCGGGCTCGGTGCCGACGGACTGCGCGACCTGACGCTGGCCGGCCTGCTGACGAAGCTCGTCGCCGCGGGGGGACCGGACGCGCCGAAGCTCTCCTCCCTGCTGGACGCGGTCCGCGGCTCCGGGGTGGCGGACCTGCCCCTGTCGGCCCTGACCGGTGGTGCCGCGGCCTCGGTGCCGGCCGCCAACGGAGCGGCCGCCTGA
- a CDS encoding citrate synthase — MSEHRESDGAVVLRYGDGEYSFPLVNSTVGDSGFDISKLRAQTGLVTLDSGYGNTAAYKSAITFLDGEKGILRYRGYPIEQLAEHGTFLETAYLLINGELPTVDQLAEFRNEITQHTLLHEDVKRFYDGFPRDAHPMAMLSSVVSALSTFYQDSHNPFDEKQRHLSTIRLLAKLPTIAAYAYKKSVGHPVVYPRNDLGYVENFLRMTFSVPAEEYDLDPVVVSALDKLLILHADHEQNCSTSTVRLVGSSQANMFASISAGISALWGPLHGGANQSVLEMLERIRAEGGDVDSFIRRVKNKEDGVRLMGFGHRVYKSFDPRAKIIKAAAHDVLSALGKSDELLDIALRLEEHALADDYFVERNLYPNVDFYTGLIYRAMGFPTTMFTVLFALGRLPGWIAQWHEMIKEPGSRIGRPRQVYTGVVERDYVPVEQR; from the coding sequence GTGAGCGAACACCGTGAAAGTGATGGCGCAGTAGTACTGCGGTACGGGGACGGCGAGTACAGCTTCCCGCTGGTGAACAGCACTGTCGGCGACAGTGGGTTCGACATCTCCAAGCTGCGCGCCCAGACCGGTCTGGTGACCCTGGACTCCGGTTACGGCAACACCGCCGCATACAAATCGGCGATCACCTTCCTCGACGGAGAGAAGGGCATCCTCCGCTATCGCGGTTACCCGATCGAGCAGCTCGCCGAGCACGGCACGTTCCTCGAGACGGCCTACCTGCTGATCAACGGAGAACTTCCCACCGTCGACCAGCTGGCCGAGTTCAGGAACGAGATCACCCAGCACACGCTGCTTCACGAGGACGTGAAGCGGTTCTACGACGGCTTCCCCCGGGACGCCCACCCCATGGCGATGCTCTCCTCGGTGGTGAGCGCGCTGTCCACCTTCTACCAGGACAGCCACAACCCCTTCGACGAGAAGCAGCGGCACCTGTCCACCATCCGGCTGCTCGCCAAGCTGCCCACCATCGCGGCCTACGCCTACAAGAAGTCGGTGGGCCACCCGGTGGTCTACCCGCGCAACGACCTGGGCTACGTCGAGAACTTCCTGCGCATGACGTTCTCGGTGCCGGCCGAGGAGTACGACCTGGACCCGGTCGTGGTCAGCGCCCTGGACAAGCTGCTCATCCTGCACGCCGACCACGAGCAGAACTGCTCGACGTCCACGGTGCGCCTGGTGGGCTCCTCGCAGGCGAACATGTTCGCCTCGATCTCGGCCGGCATCAGCGCCCTGTGGGGCCCGCTGCACGGCGGCGCCAACCAGTCGGTGCTGGAGATGCTGGAGCGCATCCGGGCCGAGGGCGGTGACGTCGACTCCTTCATCCGGCGGGTGAAGAACAAGGAGGACGGCGTCCGTCTGATGGGCTTCGGCCACCGCGTCTACAAGAGCTTCGACCCTCGGGCGAAGATCATCAAGGCGGCGGCGCACGATGTCCTCTCGGCGCTCGGCAAGTCCGACGAGCTGCTGGACATCGCGCTGAGGCTGGAGGAGCACGCGCTGGCCGACGACTACTTCGTCGAGCGCAACCTCTACCCGAACGTCGACTTCTACACCGGTCTGATCTACCGGGCCATGGGCTTCCCGACCACCATGTTCACCGTGCTGTTCGCCTTGGGGCGGCTGCCGGGCTGGATCGCCCAGTGGCACGAGATGATCAAGGAGCCGGGCTCCCGCATCGGTCGTCCGCGCCAGGTCTACACCGGCGTCGTCGAGCGCGACTACGTCCCGGTGGAGCAGCGCTGA